A segment of the Corylus avellana chromosome ca2, CavTom2PMs-1.0 genome:
NNNNNNNNNNNNNNNNNNNNNNNNNNNNNNNNNNNTGGGGCAGAGCATAGCTACTACGATGAAAATGAAGAAGGGCTGTCGGAAAGTTGGTGCGTGAAAAGGAAATGCTGACAAATTGAAGAGTGCCAAAATAGCTTACGGTTCAATGTTTAAATATAGGAGTTAATGCTATAGATTGTCATATAATTTAGGGGGATGAGGATCGCTACTACGATGAAAATGAAGAAGGGCTGTCGGAAAGTTGGTGCATGCGTGAAAAGGAAATGCTGTCAAATTGAAGAGTGTCAAAATAATTTACTGTTCTATGTTTAAATATAGGAGTTAATGTTATAAATTGTCATATAATTTAGATGACATGACagttatataataattatttttagtaGATTCCAGTTTAGGGTTTGTTgtcctgatatatatataaatatcttTTGAAAGAGAGGGATGAAATCAGAAGCTAAGTTTTCTGAGAGGTTGAGCTTAAAGAGAAAATCTGTGTAAGCCTGATTATTCCTTTTAgtggatttttgttagttttattgtGCCTCATTGAGAAGTATATCGggagggtccggtaaaggagaatcacgatGAAAAGATTGTGAGTAAAGAGACGAGTtataggcttgtcgatcttacagagtcaaggtcttgcaaatgattgtaagtgttcctaatgtctgtaatctctggataatcttttgatagtgatttcctgagtttggctacccggagagattttacttttagagtgttttctaaaagatttcatcttcatcaccaaaatatCTATGTCTGCGTGAtttcttgttttatatatattttggtgattaaattgtttattacttcatattattaattccgtataaattgtgataaacaaatttttggagTGATTAAGCGTTTTTCAACTTTGAATACCACAAGGACATCTTGGTTGTACTTGAGAGTTGAACATTTCGATTACAAAAGAGATCTCCAATATGCAAGCCACCCACTTTCAGATCAATTTTTAGTAACTATAGGAGGAATTGGAAAGAACTTGACCATCAACCTTTACCTTCACTTTTGGCCACTCAGGAAGAAAGAAACGATGGAAAAAAAGAattgcatttaaaaataaataaaaaagcagcAGGGATCTCTAAAGAGGAATAAAGGAAAATGATCCGGATTCAAAAAATTTGTCAACAAGGGAGCATACTACACGTGGATATATAATTAAAACGGCCACTTCAAAATAAATAGTCCCAAATGAtggacaataaaagaaaaaagaaaagaattaacgAGTGATAAAGATAGTCATTTACGAATTATATGGGAGACACATGTAGCATGCATGATATGTTTGTTTGTCTCTTCATTTTGAAATTGTCATGCATAAATCCGAGCATAGACCTGATCATGCTATTCATGACGTCTACTCCACCTAGAAAATGGTTGAATTAATTCGTCAAATAAGggccctagctagctagctaggttttaCAACCTGGATTCAAATTTCCACACAATAATGGTTCCTAGCTAACACCTCAAGTTGGCATGCATTGTAGAAAACTGTGGCTCGATCATCTGGACATTGGGATAGTGCTTGTGAGAGAGACCTGACATTCAGAAATGATAGAGGCGCACAAAAGGATTTTACAAGCTTCTTTGGGATCCTAAATTTAATTCAGTGCACAACAGAGCCACTAGTTCCAACAAATATAATCCACATTGTATATATAGTTACGATTGATAGAAAGCAACAAGATTTGTCTCAAAAGTCATACAGCAAATACCCAAATGCAGTAGTCACCCAAACAAGTTATAGAGCTTCACACGACGACACAAAGTTGAATAGGTTGTCCAAACTCTGAGGGGAAAGCTTCACACATCTTCTTAGTACGCTAGCTATATATTAACTATTTTCCTCCAAAACCATCAGCTTAACAAAACAAAGGTCAAGGAGATGAGGAAGAGGATGGATTGAAAGCAACCTGGTGGGCACAGCTGAGCACTTCATGAGGCCCTGCCTCTTCTCGGGCAACACCCATACGACGAAGGTAATACAAGTAATGGGAAATCATGTTGTTCATGGCCTCATTCTCACCCTGACCGCAAACATGATCACCATAGAGGACATTCATGGTAGCTCCAAAACCAGGAATTCGCTTTGCCAAAGTATCACTCTTTGTGGGTTCCCAGAATCCCACAAAGACATCGTGGGCAGAAGGCTGATGCTCCTTAAGTGGCGTCATCCACCTCCAAATTGCAACCTGGAAGGCCAGCGTGGCATTCTGTTCTATGTATTCTGGATGGTTCAACAAATCCACCTTCAAGGCTTTCCCGGCTTCTCCATAGTTGTAGTTCCTGAAAtatacaagagatgagaagataATAATATTTAGATGCAGAGattcaaattaaattagtaTGTATTGATGATTAGTGAGATATATAGATGAGATACCAATAGATAGGCAGAGCACCCCGGCCATAGTATGCGACCCCAGGGGCGCATGGATAAGTGTGCTTGTAGTTCTCATCACAGTAAGACGAGCCAGAATTCATTTCCTTGTTATAACATAAGCCCCATGCCAATGGTTCCCCTGTAGCCGCTTCATATCCACctgatcaaaaataaaataaaatatatatattttctcaaaatcgTTTGACGTAAAAAACAGAGCACAGCCATCAGCCATGCATGATGCATGCGAGCGGAAACTGTCAAACTCACAGGAGGTTTTGCTGCCAACGTGGGCAAGAAAAGCTGCAACTTCCTTCAACCCCAAGAACTTGCCGTCGGCGGCGGTACCGAAACCATAAGGCTGGTAGTCATCAGAAGCGGCGATGAAAGAATTGTAGTCCCAGAAATGGAGTGCATGGGCGAGTGGGGAGTTACGCTTCGAGAAGAGGCTCTCAAACTGGTTGGTCTGGAAGTAGTCGGAAATAGCCCCGATACAGCAGTGAGAAGAACTCCCTCCACACGCGTACCCTTTACATCCGGGCGAGCGCGCGCGCCCGGTGCCTCCAACAATTCCCTTAATGCCCTGACCGACTGCAACAGATCTAGAAATCACAAGCATTAATATTGTGAATCCCATCGCCAAGAGAGCAGACCGTTGATTCTCCATTAATTTGCAAAGACAAGAAGAAGGCCAGAGGTGATGAGAGAATCCCCTACGTTGAGGCAAACGTGTTCAGCTTGCCAATTTATGCTCCAACTGGGCACTGCAAATGACAAAAGATAAGTTTCGCAACTTTATTGATagaataattttccttttaaaagataatattttttttaatttttttaattttaatttttaacatatatttattatcATTCTATTAATATAAGAATCCAAAcgttaatttttgagaaactcaaaaatattaaatgactTATTTAaatggtttcttttttctttcttatttaatttaaaaaatatttaaatcatttttttttaaaaaaaaaaaagttattgcaaagtttatttcaataaaaaatagtttaatttcctgcatttaaaaaaagaaaaaagaaaagcgcTGCTATAGTGCATGCAGCatctttgaattatttattatcCCCAATGGGTGCGtgggatggatggatggatggggGTCTCCACGTATCTGGGACACCTCCTTGAAAAGGGGaatagaccaaaaaaaataaaaNNNNNNNNNNNNNNNNNNNNttttttttttttttttaaattttaatttttaacaattatttattatcattctattaatttaagaattcaaatgttaattttttagaaactcaaaaatgttaaaatgacttatttaaatggttttttttttctttcttatttaatttaaaaaaatatttaaatgaaataaaaaaaataaaaaaaaaattattgcgaagtttatttcaataaaaaatagtttaattccctgcattaacaaaaaaaaaagaagctgctATAGTGCATACAGCATCTTTGAATTATTTACTATCCCAATGGGTGCGTGGGATGGGTGGATGGATGGGGGGTCTCCACGTATCTGGGACACCTCCTTGAAAAGGGGaatggaccaaaaaaaataaaagagggtGGGGGCGCTTcgatgaaaatgaaaaagggcTGTAGGAAAGTTTGTGCGGattggagaaagaaaggaaaagaaaatgctgTCAAATTGAGTGCCGAAATAGCTTTGGGTTCAATGTTTAAATATAGGAATTAATGCTATAGattgttatatataatttattaaataaaattatttttataaatatactTTAATCATGGGGTTGTACTTATCCGTTCAATTTATATTTAGTGAGAGTCCCTACTAACATGAACATCATTATAACATCTTTTTTGTATTCTCGAATTACTATATTACTATATGACAcattatcaatttaagaaaaatataaaaaataaaagtaagaataattacatcaaatcagagaaaaaaaaaacttgtagcCGGTCGGACCCACGATGTGGGTCTCGCCAGACCCTCGGACACACGTCGTGAGTCTCACTAGACCCACGGGTCTAGCCGGCGGTGAACGCCTCAAACCTCGCCAGTCGTGACtcgcctcaaaactcgtttctaacacctcaaaacccgtttttaatacttaaaaaccAGTTTCTAATGCCGcaaaactcgttttttgattcaaaattaaaacttaaaggTGAAAGGTTAATTCTTTAGAAAATTTATCACCCtaatatttaatgtattttggtgcaacttatttttgtacacttttatatttttgcataTGTGTCGGTTATTAATTGAAGGCCGTAAAAGATGTGTTATTAAGAtggttattttatatttttgtcttatttatttatttagtctCGGATAAGTTTTTGAAGTATTTAGGGTAAGATTGAAAGTGCACGTGAAACATGTCGGCTTTGGGNNNNNNNNNNNNNNNNNNNNNNNNNNNNNNNNNNNNNNNNNNNNNNNNNNNNNNNNNNNNNNNNNNNNNNNNNNNNNNNNNNNNNNNNNNNNNNNNNNNNtttttttttttggctcaattGTAagaacttctttttctttttgtttatggcagggtatattttcttattttttatgtactaaaTAAATTGAGTAATTATAGAAGTCCCTGTCTTGttaaatgatgtggcttttaaaattatcatttgatcaaaatttactaatgatcgatcacaagtcaaatagtgattttaagagtcacataaTTCTTAGAGAGACACAAGAAatacttgtagcattactcatataaaCTTCTATCCAACatcaatattattatgatttgtTGTCAAGTCATTTAATGAGATAAATTATAGTACAATATATCATTTATTATAACAATTTTTGGTATGATGTGAACTACACGTTCTTCAAGGCACTGATGATCTTCAATATGTGTGTGtgcgttttttttatttttttattttttttatgtactaaataaattgagtaattctataagtttcTATTGTGTTAAATgatatggtttttaaaattacaatttgatcaaaatttaataatgatcgaTCATAAGTCAAATGacgatttttcacatcattcttagagagACACAAAAAgtacttgtaacattactcaaataaaCTTCTATCCAATatcaatattattatgatttattGTCAAGTCATTTAATGAGATAAATTATAGTACAATATATCATTTATTAGAACaatttttggcatgatgtgaACTACACGTTCTTCAAGGCACTGCTGATCTtcaatatgtgtttttttttttttttttaattattatttttttttatgtactaaaTAAGTTgtgtaattctagaagtccttATTGTGTTaaataatatgacttttaaaattaccatttgatcaaaatttaataatgatcggTCACAAGTCAAATGttgatttttcacatcattcttagagagACACAAGAGgtacttgtaacattactcaaataaaCTTCTATCCAATatcaatattattatgatttattGTCAAGTTATTTAATGAGATAAATTATAGTACAATATATCATTTATTAGAACAATTTTTGGTATGACGTGAACTACACGTTCTTCGAGGCACTACTGATCTtcaatatgtgtttttttttttattttttatttttttttttttttttatgtactaaaTAAATTgtgtaattctagaagtccttATCGTGTTaaataatatgacttttaaaattaccatttgatcaaaatttaataatgatcgaTCACAAGTCAAATGTCGATTTtttacatcattcttagagagACACAAGAGgtacttgtaacattactcaaataaaCTTCTATTCAATatcaatattattatgatttattGTCAAGTCATTTAATGAGATAAATTATAGTACAATATATCATTTATTAGAACAATTTTTGGTATGATGTGAACTACACGTTCTTCGAGGCACGGCTgatcttcaatatatatatatatatattgaagatcAGCCGTGCCTCGAAGAACgatgtgaatatatatatatatattttacatgtccacacaagggaagggggaggggagattcgaactaatgaccttcgcttcatgaggcgtgttCTACTGCGGATTGAGTTTCCCTTGGGGACTTCAATATGTGTTTGTGATGCTCCTTGATTGCTGCAAAATAGCAAGAGCGTCAAAAGATCCGCCGGTATATGTACCGGAGAAACTCCGATGACTAAGTCAGTTTCTTGGAGCAAAGTGTAAGCTTGATGAactgtttaggattgcgtttgcaaggcctaaaagtgtttttaacactcaaaaagtccgttcgaaagaaaaaagaaaaaacttgtttggtacaaaaattaaaagagcttttaatggtccaaaatgcctaaaaaagccagaacccacttttggcaaaaactcatttttaagcttttatcaaaaaacacttttcgatttaaaagttaaatttttcaaacgcaatctcaaacatgctcttaatacACAAGATTTGAGTCTTAGGTTAATATCTGGTGTAtgagcctatttataggctaagaAGTGGAGTTAAACTTTGATTAGTTCTCCTTCTTCAACTTGATATAGGAATGTTAAGAGTTTGAGTTAAACTTGGGGTCCTACTTCAATTAGTTTTAGAGTATGACTATTGTCTTAGATTCTTCAATGAATTCTAATTGGACTTGAATCGTGACTCCTACTACAATGATGCTTTCATTAGATCAGAGGATAAAGATCCCTGAAATCTTTCGTAAATAAATGCACGAACGTTCACGTGAGGTGTTTGTCACGAGAGTGCTTGATTATCTCGGTAGGTGTTCATTCCAAAGATGCCTGAATATCCTAGGAGGTGTTTGTTTCAGGGCTTGTGTGTAATGGATGACTCTTGGTCCCAAGATAAGTCTAATCCCGAGAATCTTCTTATCCGGGCCATGACCTTGTCATTGGCCTTGAAGCACAAGATTTGATGGGCGAATTGAGTAGGATTATTCCTAACATATTGTACCGTATAAATTTAtttgacaaaataattaaaaatgtatcatataaagtataaactaaCACAATTCCTTCGATTTCTCAAAGTGGTTTTACAGcaacaatattaaaagaaagattGATTTCCCTTATTcaaccaaaaagagaaaatttgaaggattca
Coding sequences within it:
- the LOC132171461 gene encoding chitinase-like protein 2, coding for MENQRSALLAMGFTILMLVISRSVAVGQGIKGIVGGTGRARSPGCKGYACGGSSSHCCIGAISDYFQTNQFESLFSKRNSPLAHALHFWDYNSFIAASDDYQPYGFGTAADGKFLGLKEVAAFLAHVGSKTSCGYEAATGEPLAWGLCYNKEMNSGSSYCDENYKHTYPCAPGVAYYGRGALPIYWNYNYGEAGKALKVDLLNHPEYIEQNATLAFQVAIWRWMTPLKEHQPSAHDVFVGFWEPTKSDTLAKRIPGFGATMNVLYGDHVCGQGENEAMNNMISHYLYYLRRMGVAREEAGPHEVLSCAHQVAFNPSSSSSP